A single region of the Gossypium arboreum isolate Shixiya-1 chromosome 12, ASM2569848v2, whole genome shotgun sequence genome encodes:
- the LOC108479552 gene encoding cellulose synthase-like protein D5, with product MVLKTASSPSSSPVTITVSSSGGKETGSRSMGLTSPVPRASKSNNPNSPSPLGSRGNRRASSGGRYCSMSQDDPIPIEEINSEFVTYTVHIPPTPDHQSISTSQTSLNEEGKDGLKLKPERSFISGTIFTGGYNCVTRGHVIDGSLERPETLKSGLVCGMKGCDEKEIEGKCECGFKICGDCYLDCVASGGGHCPGCKEPYKDVSDDDEDDEVTSDSEEDDQALPLPSMRESKLDKRLSLVKSFKGPNHPPDFDHTRWLFETKGTYGYGNALWPKDGYGSGASGFENPPDFGERSKRPLTRKVGVSTAILSPYRLLIILRLVALGFFLTWRIRHPNRDAMWLWGMSITCELWFAFSWLLDQLPKLCPVNRITDLSVLKERFESPNLRNPKGRSDLPGIDVFVSTADPEKEPPLVTANTILSILAVDYPVEKVACYLSDDGGALLTFEALAETASFARVWVPFCRKHNIEPRNPEAYFGQKRDFLKNKVRLDFVRERRRVKREYDEFKVRINSLPESIRRRSDAYNAHEELRAKKTQMKMGGNLSDPIKVPKATWMSDGSHWPGTWASAEPDHSKGDHAGIIQAMLAPPNAEPVYGAEADGENLIDTREVDTRLPLLVYVSREKRPGYDHNKKAGAMNALVRTSAIMSNGPFILNLDCDHYIYNSLALREGMCFMLDRGGDRICYVQFPQRFEGIDPNDRYANHNTVFFDVSMRALDGLQGPMYVGTGCIFRRTALYGFSPPRATEHHGWFGRRKIKLLLRKPKVTKKAEDEIVLPINGEHNDDDDDDTDIESLLLPKRFGNSTSLVASIPVAEYQGRLLQDMQGMRNQGRPAGSLAVPREPLDAATVAEAISVISCFYEDKTEWGKRVGWIYGSVTEDVVTGYRMHNRGWRSVYCVTKRDAFRGTAPINLTDRLHQVLRWATGSVEIFFSRNNALFATRRMKFLQRVAYFNVGMYPFTSMFLLVYCILPAVSLFSGQFIVQALSVTFLIFLLAITVTLCLLAILEIKWSGITLHDWWRNEQFWLIGGTSAHPAAVLQGLLKVIAGVDISFTLTSKSATPDDEEDEFAELYVVKWSFLMVPPITIMMVNSIAIAVAVARTMYSPFPEWSKLLGGVFFSFWVLCHLYPFAKGLMGRRGKVPTIVFVWSGLLSIIVSLLWVYINPPSGSKDYMKFKFP from the exons ATGGTGCTGAAAACGGCCTCTTCTCCGTCTTCTTCTCCGGTGACGATAACGGTTTCGTCATCGGGAGGCAAAGAGACTGGGAGTAGAAGCATGGGGTTGACGAGTCCAGTTCCACGAGCTTCGAAATCAAACAACCCAAATTCACCTAGTCCGCTGGGTAGCAGAGGGAATCGACGGGCTTCAAGTGGAGGAAGGTATTGCTCCATGTCGCAAGACGATCCAATTCCAATTGAAGAGATAAACTCAGAGTTCGTAACGTATACGGTGCATATCCCACCAACTCCCGATCACCAATCCATCTCAACCTCCCAAACAAGCCTTAACGAAGAAGGGAAAGATGGGTTGAAGCTGAAACCCGAGAGGAGTTTCATTTCGGGCACTATTTTCACAGGAGGGTACAATTGCGTTACCCGTGGTCATGTCATTGATGGTTCCTTGGAAAGGCCCGAGACATTGAAATCAGGCTTGGTTTGTGGGATGAAAGGGTGTGATGAGAAGGAAATTGAAGGCAAATGTGAGTGTGGGTTTAAGATTTGTGGGGATTGTTACTTGGATTGCGTGGCAAGTGGTGGGGGTCATTGTCCTGGATGTAAAGAGCCTTACAAGGATGTTAGCGATGATGATGAAGATGACGAGGTCACGTCTGATTCTGAAGAGGATGATCAGGCTTTGCCTTTGCCTTCAATGCGTGAGTCCAAGTTGGATAAAAGACTTTCACTTGTGAAATCATTCAAAGGGCCGAATCATCCACCGGATTTCGATCATACCAGGTGGTTGTTTGAGACTAAAGGCACTTACGGGTATGGGAATGCTTTATGGCCTAAAGATGGTTATGGATCAGGTGCTAGTGGCTTTGAGAACCCCCCAGATTTTGGAGAGAGAAGTAAGAGGCCTTTGACTAGGAAAGTTGGAGTTTCCACTGCAATTCTCAGTCCATACAG gCTGCTTATTATACTACGTCTTGTTGCCCTGGGTTTCTTTCTCACATGGAGGATTAGGCACCCTAACCGTGATGCAATGTGGCTATGGGGAATGTCCATAACGTGTGAGCTCTGGTTTGCCTTTTCCTGGCTCCTAGATCAGCTCCCTAAGCTCTGCCCTGTAAACAGAATAACCGACCTCTCTGTTCTTAAAGAGCGTTTTGAGTCTCCGAACCTTCGAAACCCGAAAGGACGATCCGACCTTCCAGGGATTGATGTCTTCGTTTCCACGGCAGACCCTGAAAAAGAACCTCCTCTTGTGACTGCAAACACCATCCTTTCAATCCTAGCTGTTGACTATCCAGTAGAAAAAGTTGCTTGTTATCTTTCAGATGATGGTGGAGCTCTTCTAACATTTGAAGCTTTAGCCGAGACAGCCAGCTTTGCTAGAGTTTGGGTTCCATTTTGCCGTAAACATAACATCGAACCCCGAAATCCCGAGGCGTATTTTGGGCAGAAGCGTGATTTTCTTAAGAACAAAGTGAGGCTTGATTTTGTTAGGGAGAGGAGAAGGGTGAAAAGAGAGTATGATGAATTTAAGGTGAGGATTAACTCATTGCCTGAATCCATTAGGAGGAGATCAGATGCTTACAATGCCCATGAAGAGCTTCGAGCAAAAAAGACACAAATGAAAATGGGAGGCAATCTTTCAGACCCTATTAAAGTCCCTAAGGCTACTTGGATGTCTGATGGTTCTCACTGGCCTGGCACTTGGGCTTCTGCAGAGCCTGACCATTCAAAAGGAGACCATGCTGGGATCATACAG GCAATGCTTGCTCCACCGAATGCAGAACCAGTTTATGGTGCAGAAGCAGATGGGGAGAACTTGATTGACACAAGAGAAGTAGATACAAGGTTGCCATTGTTGGTTTATGTGTCTCGTGAGAAACGTCCAGGTTATGATCACAACAAGAAGGCTGGAGCGATGAATGCTTTGGTTCGAACCAGTGCTATCATGTCAAATGGTCCATTCATCCTCAATCTTGACTGTGATCATTACATTTACAATTCATTGGCTCTTAGGGAAGGAATGTGTTTCATGCTTGACAGAGGTGGTGATAGGATTTGTTATGTTCAATTCCCACAAAGGTTTGAAGGGATTGATCCCAATGACCGATATGCAAATCATAATACCGTGTTCTTTGATGTGAGCATGAGAGCTCTTGATGGTTTACAGGGTCCAATGTATGTAGGTACAGGTTGCATTTTCAGGAGAACTGCACTCTATGGGTTTAGTCCTCCTAGAGCTACTGAACATCATGGATGGTTTGGTAGAAGGAAAATCAAGTTACTTTTGAGGAAACCCAAGGTGACAAAGAAAGCAGAAGATGAGATAGTATTGCCTATTAATGGGGAAcacaatgatgatgatgatgatgatacagATATTGAGTCTTTGCTTCTTCCTAAAAGATTTGGGAACTCCACTTCTCTGGTAGCATCTATCCCTGTCGCTGAATACCAAGGAAGGTTGCTCCAAGATATGCAAGGAATGCGAAACCAAGGCAGGCCAGCAGGTTCTCTTGCAGTGCCGCGTGAGCCATTGGATGCTGCAACAGTTGCAGAGGCCATTAGTGTTATATCTTGCTTCTATGAGGATAAAACTGAGTGGGGAAAACGAGTAGGATGGATATATGGCTCTGTCACAGAAGATGTGGTAACCGGTTATAGAATGCACAACCGTGGATGGAGATCAGTGTACTGTGTAACCAAGAGGGACGCATTCCGTGGGACTGCCCCTATCAATCTAACAGATCGGTTGCACCAAGTACTTCGTTGGGCAACCGGTTCTGTCGAGATATTCTTTTCGAGAAACAATGCACTCTTTGCTACTCGACGAATGAAGTTCTTGCAAAGAGTAGCATATTTCAATGTGGGAATGTACCCTTTCACTTCTATGTTTCTCCTAGTCTACTGCATTCTACCAGCTGTTTCTCTATTCTCAGGGCAGTTCATAGTGCAAGCTCTCAGTGTGACCTTCTTGATATTCTTGTTGGCCATCACAGTCACCTTATGCCTACTTGCCATACTCGAAATCAAATGGTCAGGTATCACACTTCATGATTGGTGGCGAAACGAACAGTTTTGGTTGATTGGTGGAACCAGTGCTCATCCTGCAGCTGTGCTACAAGGACTTCTAAAAGTCATAGCAGGAGTCGACATCTCATTCACCTTAACTTCCAAATCCGCCACCCCCGATGACGAAGAAGATGAGTTTGCAGAGCTATATGTCGTAAAATGGAGCTTTCTAATGGTACCTCCAATCACAATCATGATGGTAAACTCAATCGCAATCGCAGTGGCCGTTGCAAGAACCATGTACAGCCCTTTCCCAGAGTGGAGCAAGCTTCTCGGAGGGGTGTTCTTTAGCTTTTGGGTCCTTTGCCATCTCTATCCATTTGCAAAAGGATTGATGGGAAGAAGAGGAAAAGTTCCAACCATTGTGTTTGTATGGTCAGGCTTGCTCTCCATCATTGTTTCGTTGCTTTGGGTATACATCAATCCTCCATCTGGAAGTAAGGATTACATGAAGTTCAAATTCCCTTGA
- the LOC108476538 gene encoding probable galacturonosyltransferase-like 7 produces the protein MADLKRILLFFRSSLFILLADWLDFKSKKKKRRGICSSKILWIRRFSGFFFAAMLMIILSPSLHSFPPAEAIKSSHLDSYLRLPSYQASHSSKDRFSFRKASGFRNADECGFTDRKITGVCDPSLVHVAITLDVVYLRGSIAAVHSILQHSLCPENIFFHFIVSDADLETLVRSTIPQLKFKVYYFDPEIVRNLISSSVRQALEQPLNYARNYLADLLEPCVRRVIYLDSDLVVVDDISKLWITNLGSRTIGAPEYCHANFTNYFTGGFWSDQRFSRTFKGRKPCYFNTGVMVIDLVKWRRVGYTKRIERWMQIQKRYRIYELGSLPPFLLVFAGRVAPIEHRWNQHGLGGDNVKGSCRELHPGPVSLLHWSGSGKPWLRLDSNRPCPLDALWAPYDLYGHPH, from the coding sequence ATGGCGGACCTAAAGAGAATCCTGTTGTTCTTTCGTTCTTCATTGTTCATTCTCTTAGCAGATTGGCTTGATTTTAAATCTAAAAAGAAGAAGAGGAGAGGGATTTGCAGTAGTAAAATACTTTGGATAAGGCGATTTTCCGGATTCTTTTTCGCAGCAATGTTGATGATTATTCTTTCCCCTTCACTCCACTCATTCCCTCCAGCTGAAGCCATTAAATCCTCTCACCTAGACAGCTACCTTCGATTACCATCGTACCAGGCGTCGCACTCTTCCAAGGATCGGTTTTCTTTTCGAAAGGCTTCTGGATTTCGTAATGCCGACGAATGTGGCTTCACCGACCGTAAAATCACCGGAGTCTGCGATCCTTCTTTAGTCCACGTGGCCATCACTCTCGATGTTGTCTACCTCCGTGGGTCAATTGCCGCCGTCCACTCCATTCTCCAGCATTCGTTGTGTCCGGAGAACATCTTTTTCCATTTCATCGTATCAGACGCCGATCTGGAAACTCTCGTTCGGTCCACGATCCCTCAGTTGAAGTTCAAGGTTTATTATTTCGATCCCGAGATTGTAAGGAACCTGATATCGTCTTCTGTTAGGCAAGCGCTTGAGCAGCCGTTAAATTACGCTAGGAATTACTTAGCCGATCTGCTAGAACCGTGCGTACGGAGAGTGATCTATTTGGACTCTGATCTAGTCGTTGTTGACGACATCTCTAAGCTATGGATCACCAACCTGGGTTCACGGACAATCGGAGCACCCGAATATTGCCACGCCAACTTCACAAACTATTTCACCGGCGGTTTCTGGTCGGACCAACGGTTTTCGAGGACATTCAAAGGAAGGAAGCCGTGCTATTTCAACACAGGGGTGATGGTGATAGATCTAGTTAAATGGAGACGGGTCGGGTACACAAAACGGATAGAAAGATGGATGCAGATCCAGAAACGTTACCGGATCTATGAGCTTGGTTCGTTACCGCCGTTCCTGTTGGTTTTCGCGGGACGTGTGGCGCCCATCGAGCATAGATGGAACCAGCACGGGTTGGGTGGGGACAATGTGAAGGGAAGTTGTCGAGAATTGCACCCTGGTCCCGTCAGCCTCTTGCATTGGTCTGGTAGCGGTAAGCCATGGCTAAGGCTGGACTCAAATCGGCCATGTCCACTGGACGCATTGTGGGCGCCTTACGACTTGTACGGACACCCACATTGA
- the LOC108478881 gene encoding uncharacterized protein LOC108478881 yields MSKSGTCYYSVLGISEQASPSEIREAYRRQALKWHPDRWMKNPNVSGEAKKRFQQIQEAYSVLSDKGKRKIYDAGLLGLLTDDDDEGFLNFMQEMALMMQNVNSKEGNSLEDLQGSLMDVMAEDERRIFGFEWDSSQNAKKRARFC; encoded by the exons ATGTCCAAATCTGGAACTTGTTATTATTCAGTGCTTGGAATTTCTGAACAAGCTTCCCCTTCTGAAATTCGTGAAGCTTATCGTAGACAGGCTTTG AAATGGCATCCTGATAGATGGATGAAAAACCCCAATGTATCAGGTGAAGCTAAGAAACGATTTCAACAGATTCAAGAGGCTTATTCAG TTTTATCGGATAAAGGAAAGAGAAAGATTTATGACGCTGGGTTGTTGGGTCTACTTACAGACGATGATGATGAA GGGTTTCTTAACTTCATGCAAGAAATGGCTTTGATGATGCAAAATGTGAACTCAAAG GAAGGAAACAGCTTGGAGGATCTTCAAGGATCGTTAATGGATGTGATGGCTGAAGATGAAAGACGTATATTTGGATTTGAATGGGATTCTTCTCAAAATGCTAAGAAGAGAGCACGTTTTTGCTGA